AGATAGCGGACCGGGCAGGGGTAGGTGCCTGGGCATGGTGTGTAGATGGAGTCTGGGGACCAGCGGAGGGCGCGGTAGGCGGTTATGAGGTCGTGGTCTTCGACGATGAACTTGTAGTCTGTTGctgcggaggaggtgctCGCTCCAGAGGATGCAGCCGATGCCGGAGGCTGAGAGGGTTTGGGAGATGTGGTGGATGGTGCTGTGGGATGGGTCTTGGTAGGTTGGGGCTGGCATCttgctggatgggatggacaGGGTTGGGTCTGCTCCATGTTGATTGAGGGGGGATGATATAGTAGATGTATCCTTTGCATCGTGTCTGAACAAAGGCTGAAGGAGAGTACCTTTGTTGATATCTAAAAGACAACAACGACTTTGTGAAAGGAATAATGAATCGATAAGAAAGACAATTTCATTCAAACTCTTGCAATGCAAAACACTCACTATTACCACCGGGTCATACCATCATCGTCAAATATCATAACGCCCGCTAGCTAAAGAACTGGAAATAGGTACCTACATATCCTCAATTCTTCCTCACCCTGTCATCCCCAAGAATGACCCTTTCCACAGCTGCCTTCTCGCCACTCTTCTCAACCAACCCCCTAAACACACCCCCGTCAATCTCCAAAAGCTCCCTGGGCGCACCCCATTCAACAACCTTCCCAGCATCCAGCACAAGAATCCGATCAAAATCCGCAATCGTACTGAGCCTATGCGCGATGACCAGTAAACTGGAGTCACTCCGCCCGAACTCGCTCCGGATCGACTGTTGGATCAGTGCGTCGGTTTCCATATCAACAGCCGACGTCGCCTCATCCAGCACCATGATCTTCGGTCTCGAGATAATAGCTCGCGCAAGACACAGGAGCTGCCGCTGGCCATGGGAGATATTCAACCCGCCAGATGTAATAGGCGAGGAAAGCGAGGCAAAGAAGCCGGTTGGTTTAGGCGGTGCAGtagacgaagacgaggaagccaGTGTACTACTCCCGCTCAATGGATCATTGTATCTCGTCATAGCTGGACTCTGGGGCGGGCTCtgagacgaggagctcggCTGGGAGGCGAGCGTCGATGTATCCTCGAAATGGAGGAGATGCACGCGTTCCAACGCGTTATACAGCTCCAGATCACTGTGCTCGTTGAACGGGTCCAGATTCGACCGGATCGTTCCTGAAAATAGGACCGGGTCTTGAGGAATAATTGCCAATCGACTGCGGAGCTCCTGTAGTTTTAACTGCGAGATATCGAGGCCGTCGATGATGATTCGGCCTCGTCGGGACTCGAGGAAGCGGAATAGGGCCAGTGTTAGAGAGGACTTCCCTGCGCCTGTGCGACCTACCACGCCGACGCGCTGGTTATTCTCAACTGTGAAGCTGATTCCATTGAGAACGACCGGGAGGTCAGGAGCGTAGCCTACTTCGAGGTTCTCGACTTCGATCTTGCCCCGCGTGGGCCAGGACGCTGGTGGGTTATATCCGTCCTGGGTCTCGATTTCGATGTTGGTGTATTCAAGAACACGCTCTGTGGCGTTCATGTCGATTTCAACATTCGCGTAGAATCGGAGTCCCATTGCCACGGCGTAGTTATATTGCAGGGCGAAGCTCATGGCGAATCCAGCCAGTGCAGCCGAGGCACCGGGCATATACACGACGAGCGCGGCGGTCATTGTTGAGAAGAGCGCGCCGACAAGGGCCATCCAGAATCCGAGCCAGCGGTTGAAGAGCCAGAGGTACCAGGATGCCTGGGCGTGGTTGTTGATCAGGCCATACATCTCCTGGATGTAGGTGTCTGCTTTGTTGAATGCGCGGATCGTGGCGAGGCCGGACAGGCTGGAGCCGAATTTCTCCATTACAGGGCTTTTGGCTGTGCTTTCCAGGCGCTTGATCTCGCGGACACCACCAAGGTAGTCCCGGAAGAGGCGGACGCAGAGAGTGAGTAGCACGCATgccagaagcagaaggaaggGCGATACTGTTGTCCCTGCGACTAGAATGCCTAGGAGCTCGAGCGCTTTGTAGGTGAGGTGCCCGATATCGTAGCCTAGGCGCCAATCAAGGAGATAGATGTCGGAGGTGAAGCGGTTGAGGATGCGGCCTAGGGGGACAGTGTCGAGCCAGCGGAGGGGAGCGCGGAGGACTGTGGCCAGGAGGTCGTCAAAGAGTTGGCGTGACGACTCGATAAAGGCAACAGCAAGGGCGAGACAGCGGAGGGTGCCGACAATACATGCAGCAGCGGAGATACCCACGTAGACAGTGAGATAGTACATGAGGtcgctgttgatgttgatagGGCTTGTTGCCTGTTTGGGCTCTGGATCGGTTGTACTGGAAGTCCACACACTCACCCACCAGGACTACAGAATTAGCAAAGACCATAAAACCTGACATGTATAAACTCACTCTGCCGATGAGAAGTGTCGTAAAAGCCGCGTATGCCAGGAACGCCAGGatccaccaccgcagacGGTTGCCCTTGTTCATGTATGCCCCGTATACCTTGAGGGGGATCGAGCCAGTCTCGCGCTTCTCCTCTTGCATAAACTTCTTGATCGTCTGCATACTGAACACAGACGACCGCCGTCCACCACTAGCAGCCGAGGAGCGCTTTCGCTTAGGAAGCTCTTGAGAGGGCTTTTCCTTTTGCTCGCGGTTTACCTCGACCTTAACCATAAGATCCGCCAATTCTCCGGATGCTTGAAGCTCTTGAACAGTGCCGGCGTGATTGACAAAGCCGTTTTCAAGCAGAACACAGTAGTCCGTACGTGGAAGACACAGCCCAGCATGGTGGGTGACCAGTATCCTAGTCCGGCCCTGCCCTAATTCTCCAGTAAGTGCATGTTCATACACATGTCGGCCAGTCTCCGCGTCCAGCGCGCTGAAGATATCATCCATAACCAAAATCCCAGCGCGAGAGTACAGTGCACGAGCAAATGAGATACGCCATCTCTGCCCGCCGCTGAGGTTGATTCCGTTCGCACCAATATCTGTGAGATCGCCGTCCGGCAGCATCGTCATGTCCTTTTCCAATCCGGAGGCAAAGAGTGTCTGGCGGTACCGCTGTCGGTCGTAGGGTAGGCCGAATAGAATGTTATCTTTGATCGTTGCATTCTCCATCCATGGGTTCTGTGCTACGTATGCGATCGCTGTGTCGAGGATCCAGTTCGCTCGTGTCGCTAGGTGGTCGAATCGCTGGGATAGAGGCGGTGCATGAGGAACTTCCACTGAGCCAGACAGTACGTCGCATTCGCCTAGAATTGAGGCAAGGAGAAGGCTTTTGCCGGATCCTGTCTTGCCCACGATTGCGGTTAGTCCTTTGGGAGGGAATTGGAGGGATACGTGTCGGAGGACGAAGCGATCGCATTCCCAGTTGTCTTCTTGTGCATCTTCAGATGGCCAGGCAACTGTTGCGTCTTTGAAAGTGATAGTATCGACGTCTGCTGTATTCGAGACCTTCTCTGGCGAAGATAGATAGCTGTCAATGCGGTCAGCACTGACTTTCGCTTCCATTGCTTTAGAGAACAGATCCGGTAGACTGGCAAGAGATGACTCGAGCGAGCCAAAGATAGAGAGGGCTGTGAAGGCAACTGAAGGAGAGAGTTCTCCTCGAGTAAGTGCATAGACTGTCAAGGAAATAGCAGAAAGCAGCAATGGCCCCATGAGCCATACAGATACCATGCCCGTGGTGTACACCGATGTCTTCCACAGGAGATTCAGCTCAagcttgcgcttctccttgatgcgGTCCTGCCACTGCTGCTCCAGGGCACCGAACTTGATCTGTCGGATTCCCTGCAGAACTTCAGTCACGGCACTTGTTCGCTTGTCGCTCGCTTTCATGAACTCTTCCTGGGCAGACGCGTATCGTTTGGTGAGCCACGAATTGGCTGGCGTGAGCAGAATCGCGCCTCCAATTCCAGCCAGCAGACTCGGCCAGCCAATGAGGCCAACAAGAAAGGCACCAGAAATCGCCAGCCGAAGGATACAAGACGGGATGAGGTAGCTGAATGTGACGAAATCGGCAATACGCTTCGAGTCGACAGCCGCAAGGTTGATAATGCTCTGCCggttcttctcctcctctccttcttcgtcttcgtcctcccaGTCTTCCATATCATGCGTGGACTTTGCCTTGGGAGAATTGATATCCTTGCACCGCATTGATTTGGAAAATACCAATCCCGAGAGACCCTCGTGGATCGGAATCCAGAGGTCCGAATAAATcagccaccaaagccacGACTCGATGCTCGATGTCACCGCCAGGAACATCCCAAGTGCACCAACCCACATCCAAGCCTCTGGTGAGTGTTTAGAAAGAACAGAGTCGTCTTCCAGAGTCTTCAAAATCTTGAAAAGGGCCACCTGCGGACCGAAACCAAGGACACAGACCACGAGGCTTAGGAGGCCCTGAATTATAAGAGCCCGGGCATGTCGAACGGCCAGAGCAACCCAGAGCTTACGAGCGCCCTGGAATTGTGCCAGTCGTGCATGCACGGTTTCTGCTCTGGCAGCGAACGGTAGTTTGGGCAGGTCTTCGACGCCTAGTCCTTTATTATGAGACGTAAAGTGGAGGAGCCCCGTGGCCCAGCCGTAGGTGAAGCGGTTATATGCACTGACATTGAGCTCCTGGTCGACCTCTCGGCCCTCGAAATAGACGGTTGGCCGTCGGGGAATGAGAATGCAGACCACGGCCCGGAGACTGGCGACGAGGATCTGGGTGGAGAAGAGTGCTGTAAAGGCGTGGCTGATGTCGATTGGGTACCCATTACTCCAGAAAATGGTGATTTGAACAGGTATAAataagagagagaggaagctgGCCCAGAAGGCATAGATCCCAAGGGAATATCTTTTCACGCACGACTTTTCAGTGAGTAGAGAGACGGGTTGCAGGCACATCACAGTCTGTGTCACCAATTAGTCAGTCCTTCAGAAAAAGAGCTGGGAAAGGCCAAACTCACCCATCCGACCATCTGCACCCACGACGGCGCGATAAAGTGTCTCTTGTCCTGCTCCCGTATACAAGTTGCCACAACAGCCTGTGCCAACGATACCCCGAACCCGGCAAAGGAGAGCAAGACGACGCCCCATTTCTGCCATCTCTCTGACTTCTCAAACTCGGCAACCGAATACTCCGTCGcctctccatcttcgtcgaTATACTCCGTAGGTGTCGTGTCTGACGAATCCTCCAAGCGAATCGGCCCATACCGCGTCGTCTTCGCAACTCTCGCCCACAGACCCCATACTGCTGGCACACTGCAGACGGCAATAACAATCACACTCAGCACTCCCACTCCAAGAACCAATCTCTCAGCGGGTGTCATCCCTCATATCAAATGGTCGATGCACTGACAGGCAATGCAATCGGTGTCGTTGGTGGTGTAGGCGGGAGAGAAaagatgaaagaaagaaaacagaaaTGCGGGAtgaaaaaagcaaacatcCTGAGCGGGTCCTGGGAAACGAAGTTGCAGCTGCACGccctggactggactggactggacaTTCCTCTCGCGTGCCTGCATTCCTGGCTGTTGCTCCTGGgctcaacttcttcaacttctggATGGGTGGAGCACGCGGTGGGTCGTGTATCTGTGTACCGTCAATACGGGTACTTGCGGTATGCTTTCCCATTGGCCCCTAATGCTGGAACTAGCCAATGGAAGTGGGTAAATAAAGAAAGCCAGGATATCGTACTGTTCCGTTACGTAACACGCACAAGGGCAGGCAGAGACCGAAGGGGGTCGGTGCGCTATCAACACTGGGATCGAAAATGATGGAAGAATTAAGATGCAGAAAATAGGTGTTTGAGCTTGTGAGGAGTCACCCGATGGCATTAGCCTCACTTTGTGCAATTGCTGCCGTCGCGTAACGTCGTCCGGCAGCGGTTGTCACCCTGGAGTTACCTCAATAAACAAGACCGCGAACCGGCGGAGAAGCCTGACCAGGTCAAGAGATCAATTACGTATTTGTCAGTGGGGATGGGTATTAATTGAAGACATTCCAATATTCCATCCTTGTAGACTTCGGCGAGTTCCTGGTTTCGCTCGCCGTTCCGATCCCATCCGGCGAATTCGCTgaatgcctcaggcagagACACACATTTGCAGAGTTAAGATGAATACGATATAATCTGCGGAAATGTGCATAATTATGATATAATGATGGATTAGTCTTTATCATGATATACAGTTCCAACCTAGGTATATGTATTAACTACGTCGCAGTATTCTACCGAAGTTACAAAGAATCCCCGAAACGTCCATTACCCATTCCCGGCATTCTACCACGCAATATCAGTCAGAAAGAATACATAATAATCCTCAGCTGTAATATGAGATTACTTATCCAGGCACGGAATGAGAACATCTACCGAAGAAATACCAACAAAAAAATATAACATCTACCAGGCACATCCGGGAATGGGATAGTATTTCGCAACGACATATTCGGTTCTGCCCGGATCCCTGCAGCTGTCTATGCACGACACGCGTAACTCGCTCGGTGCTGGCCTGAGCGGAAAGGATGaagttataaaaaataacaaaaagaataagaatagcAAAACAACAAATATATAACAGCTAATATTATGGCTGTGCTTACTAACTTGCCTGCAGGTAActaacgtaattcccggtcggttcgtgtatcccggtcggttcgtgctTACCCCCCCAAAAACCATGCTTGATCAACTTTAAAGCACTGTACAACAACCAAAAGTAATTCGAATTGAATAAACTAAACCTATTTACGATTTAGACATCTCGTCCTAGTATgccctttaatattatattcagAACATGTTGGTGGGGCATGtttaagtatagttaaagtTGGAAGAGCACTTCTACTAGTATTACCCCCCTCTACCTCTAATTGCTTATTTCTTAACGAAATTAGATCCCTAGCTTCTTGAAATGAAAGACCTTCTGTAGGAGTCATCTGGCGCTTAGAACGACCTTTTTTCTGCCTGTCATTCTCAATAGCTGCGCGGAGATCGCAGTTTTCGTTTGCTAGTAAGCTAGCATTATAAATAGCTTGCTCACAGccttttataaacttatctaGCGCTCGCTTCGAGGGAGATGTAGGACTTCTAGACCTATTTTTAAGAAGTTTCTTGATTAAGGAAGCTTTTCGATGCACTTAACGGACTATATGAGGTGTATAGAGCTGGGAGGAAGGGATTAAAGTACTCCCTCTACTAGGAGAGGGGGTTTTAACTACTATACTTAAGCTTAACTTATTCAGCACTGTATGAGGGTTAAAGGGGACTATCCTAGTTACTCTGAATCCGCTTTTAGTATTCTCTATAGTAAAGACCTCTTTgtgagctgctggataagTCTTTAAGAAATCTAGCTTGTTAATATAGTTGTATCCCAGGCGCCCTTTCTACTTAATAAGCTTGCCATAAGCTCTCTTTAAAGGGCTAAAATAACCAACATCCAGAGGTTGCAGAAGGTGAGATAAATAGGCAGGTATATAGAttgctataatattattttccttGTATATTATATCAAATTCAGGTGTTAGGTGGCTTCTATGGCCATCTAGAATAAGAAGTTGATACCCCCCTCTTGTACGCCTATTTGTAGCtggaataaagacttttCGAAGCTAATATAGGCTGATTATGTCTGTAGTCCATCTATTGGCGCTTATTTTAACTCTCTAATCTCCTGGGATTGCTGCTTTATCGAACCATCTCTTAATATGAACCTTTCTCTTGAAGATAATGGTGGAGGGTATTGACCACCCTCTTGAATTAATGTATTCGATAGTTGTAACCTATTCCCGATTCCCTAGCTGTATAAGCCATGGTTTGCCAGGCATTCCTGCTCTAGAAACCACTTTTATTGTTGTAATAAGTCCCATAGCAAACCcagttttattaaagttatagatatcttcatccataATACCATACTGATCTTTAGCCTTCTGCAACTTGTTAAAAAAAGCACTAATGACCTTCAGATCTTTACACAGTGCTCTTTGGCAATTAATCTTTCTAGCAAATCTGCTTTTTATCTCCGGGTGATGCTTGGTAAACTCTGTTACCTAATTCTTTCCCATTAGCTTAGGGGGGGTGGCGGAATCAGCACCTAGGATAGTATTGGCCATCTCTTATACTTGGAAGTGCCTTGGGGCAGCGCCACGTATATTAAGTGATACTATCCATGCTATTAATACATCCTCTTGTCTCTCAGATAGCCTACTCGTGTGGTTGCGGAGTTCTGGTTGAGATTAAAGTCCCTTTAATCAATCACGTAGGATTTGAGGAGGTAGATTATAAATCAATGCAGCTTGACGAGTATTCGAtattttttgattttttaaaTTGTTAATAGCGCATTGAATTCTGCCCTCTTGCTTAATTGATTCTTGCTTCGTTTtacgcgcttttcgtggcatggtggctagttgaagttggtgggTGGTTGACGCGTTTGATTTTTTGGAGTTGCACGAGCTgaccgggatacacgaaccgaccgggaattacgttaTCACTATCTTGctgttatatataatcttttacATAATCCTAGTAGTCTTTACCAGAATAAATAGAAGATACTttctatagctatatataatatggACTTAGATATATTACTCAAGGATCTCGGGATGATACTATGCAGGAAAAGTAGCTGGTTCAAAGAGATATTCGAGGTCTATCTGCTGTGGGAGTTACGCAGTTGATTTATGACCCGGCAGGTACGACTGTTTTGATATTGAGCAGACAATCATTATCTATCTTCCTACAATCCATCCTACAAGCCTTCCTTCTCCAGAAGGTTCTTGAATCCCAGACATAGTATATCCATCACCCCATCCTCGACGTTATCTTCAACAAACATTGCTGCCAACTCCCTAATATCCGGAGGCTCTCCCTTTCCCGCAGCAGCCCATATTTCAGCGACAACTTTGCGCAAAATATCATTCCTGCAAGCGGGGTCATTCACCGCGATAAACAAGTTCTCGGTAATAAGAGACATCCTGCAAAGGCTTGCACCGGATTCCGATGATCCCTTCCCCCCCGTGCAATTCTCCGACACGAGGCCCTCATAGATCCGGCGGTACGAGGAAAGCGTCTCCGGCGAATCCTCCCAGACCCCTTCTGGCTCATCGCCGTGGTCCATGGATTCTGTGTAGCCGTACATCGCCGGATCCCAGTCTCGGGTAAGCCACCCAGGATACCGCTCGTTGCCCAGGGTTCGAGGCACAGCGGCGACCCCATCCCAGTCGATGATACCCTTTAAATCGCCCTCGGCGGAGACAAGGAAGTTCTGGATGTCGACGTCTGGATGGGCGAGAACAAAGGGGTCGATATCATTAGGTTGGGGGATCCAGGTGATCAGCTGGCGCACAAGGAGCGCGAGTCCCTTCGGAATGGGCTTCTGTTCAGGGTGAGAGTCGAGCATGAAGGTGTAGTACGCCTGAGGGTCGCTAGATACTGGCTGCTCAATGTAGATGGGGTCATCGGATGGGTCTTTATGGATGAACCACCGGTCTAGCATCGCTTTGTTGTCAACTTGTCGGATGGGCCCGGTATCAACCGGTTGGCCGTCGTCGTCAAAGATCAGTTGGCCGCCAGCCCGGAATGAAAACTGGCTGAGCTGGGCCATTGCCGACGCAATGCCCTGGAGAGCGCGTGTGCGGCGTGACAGCGTGGCCTCAGTGCTGGCGGCGGCCAGATGGTGTCCGAACCAGACATCGTACAGTGAGACCCCGTCGATGAATGTCATCACGATGTAAGGACAGCGAAGGGGGTTTTCAGTCGTCGAGGAGAAGTCTAGAACATCAGGGAGAGGGATTGAGGTTTGGCGCTTTAGCAGCCGCATTGTGTTTGCCTCGCAAGCCAGGGCCGACGCAGCCAAATCATCCCACTTGGCTGCAGTGCCGTTGATGGGGATCTTCACCAGCCAGCGAAGGCCATCATCGAACGTCACGGGAAATAGCACATGGTACGATCCATACAGAGGCTGGCCAACTGAGGGTTTTGGCTCGGGGGCTGCAAGGCCTGGTTGGACGCGTCGCAGGATGGCGCTCGCAAGGTGGGGCAGCTGGTCCTTGTCCAGGGTCGACAGGACGGCAGAAAACAGTATCGCgttctcgtcatcgtcagCAGGTAAAGCAGGAGGCGAGGCTGGCACCTGGGCGACCTGTTCTGGTTGCGCCATTGTGGGtgttggggatgaggggAGGGATGAGGCTAAAGGCCTTAATATATCGGTGTTATAAGGCGTTGGGTCCTGGCGGGGCTGCCATCGCGGTATATCACATAGCAGGGATCCAACCACGTCATCCTGCTTGGTCAAGTGAGCAGTCTCTGGCTTCGGACAACTGccatcttttcttttcagccTTTCGCGTACTAAATAGCACAATCGCCCCCCAATTCAATCCCACATCCGGCCCAGTGATGGAGCATCAGCCAAAGCCCGGTTACATGTAGATGATACGACTTCCCCGCTATAACCGCCAGATATATCACCATTGGTTCAGAGCCTGCGAAGCGACTGCTTGGCAGCGGCTTCTTGGATCactgctgaggctggctcACCGA
Above is a window of Aspergillus puulaauensis MK2 DNA, chromosome 2, nearly complete sequence DNA encoding:
- a CDS encoding putative ABC bile acid transporter (COG:Q;~EggNog:ENOG410PH0S;~InterPro:IPR017871,IPR027417,IPR003593,IPR011527, IPR003439,IPR036640;~PFAM:PF00005,PF00664;~TransMembrane:14 (o6-31i80-99o111-132i144-167o179-201i285-306o326-351i435-461o535-555i940-961o987-1017i1076-1105o1174-1195i1202-1226o);~go_component: GO:0016021 - integral component of membrane [Evidence IEA];~go_function: GO:0005524 - ATP binding [Evidence IEA];~go_function: GO:0016887 - ATPase activity [Evidence IEA];~go_function: GO:0042626 - ATPase-coupled transmembrane transporter activity [Evidence IEA];~go_process: GO:0055085 - transmembrane transport [Evidence IEA]); its protein translation is MTPAERLVLGVGVLSVIVIAVCSVPAVWGLWARVAKTTRYGPIRLEDSSDTTPTEYIDEDGEATEYSVAEFEKSERWQKWGVVLLSFAGFGVSLAQAVVATCIREQDKRHFIAPSWVQMVGWTVMCLQPVSLLTEKSCVKRYSLGIYAFWASFLSLLFIPVQITIFWSNGYPIDISHAFTALFSTQILVASLRAVVCILIPRRPTVYFEGREVDQELNVSAYNRFTYGWATGLLHFTSHNKGLGVEDLPKLPFAARAETVHARLAQFQGARKLWVALAVRHARALIIQGLLSLVVCVLGFGPQVALFKILKTLEDDSVLSKHSPEAWMWVGALGMFLAVTSSIESWLWWLIYSDLWIPIHEGLSGLVFSKSMRCKDINSPKAKSTHDMEDWEDEDEEGEEEKNRQSIINLAAVDSKRIADFVTFSYLIPSCILRLAISGAFLVGLIGWPSLLAGIGGAILLTPANSWLTKRYASAQEEFMKASDKRTSAVTEVLQGIRQIKFGALEQQWQDRIKEKRKLELNLLWKTSVYTTGMVSVWLMGPLLLSAISLTVYALTRGELSPSVAFTALSIFGSLESSLASLPDLFSKAMEAKVSADRIDSYLSSPEKVSNTADVDTITFKDATVAWPSEDAQEDNWECDRFVLRHVSLQFPPKGLTAIVGKTGSGKSLLLASILGECDVLSGSVEVPHAPPLSQRFDHLATRANWILDTAIAYVAQNPWMENATIKDNILFGLPYDRQRYRQTLFASGLEKDMTMLPDGDLTDIGANGINLSGGQRWRISFARALYSRAGILVMDDIFSALDAETGRHVYEHALTGELGQGRTRILVTHHAGLCLPRTDYCVLLENGFVNHAGTVQELQASGELADLMVKVEVNREQKEKPSQELPKRKRSSAASGGRRSSVFSMQTIKKFMQEEKRETGSIPLKVYGAYMNKGNRLRWWILAFLAYAAFTTLLIGRSWWVSVWTSSTTDPEPKQATSPININSDLMYYLTVYVGISAAACIVGTLRCLALAVAFIESSRQLFDDLLATVLRAPLRWLDTVPLGRILNRFTSDIYLLDWRLGYDIGHLTYKALELLGILVAGTTVSPFLLLLACVLLTLCVRLFRDYLGGVREIKRLESTAKSPVMEKFGSSLSGLATIRAFNKADTYIQEMYGLINNHAQASWYLWLFNRWLGFWMALVGALFSTMTAALVVYMPGASAALAGFAMSFALQYNYAVAMGLRFYANVEIDMNATERVLEYTNIEIETQDGYNPPASWPTRGKIEVENLEVGYAPDLPVVLNGISFTVENNQRVGVVGRTGAGKSSLTLALFRFLESRRGRIIIDGLDISQLKLQELRSRLAIIPQDPVLFSGTIRSNLDPFNEHSDLELYNALERVHLLHFEDTSTLASQPSSSSQSPPQSPAMTRYNDPLSGSSTLASSSSSTAPPKPTGFFASLSSPITSGGLNISHGQRQLLCLARAIISRPKIMVLDEATSAVDMETDALIQQSIRSEFGRSDSSLLVIAHRLSTIADFDRILVLDAGKVVEWGAPRELLEIDGGVFRGLVEKSGEKAAVERVILGDDRVRKN
- a CDS encoding phosphotransferase family protein (COG:S;~EggNog:ENOG410PU8N;~InterPro:IPR011009,IPR002575;~PFAM:PF01636), whose amino-acid sequence is MAQPEQVAQVPASPPALPADDDENAILFSAVLSTLDKDQLPHLASAILRRVQPGLAAPEPKPSVGQPLYGSYHVLFPVTFDDGLRWLVKIPINGTAAKWDDLAASALACEANTMRLLKRQTSIPLPDVLDFSSTTENPLRCPYIVMTFIDGVSLYDVWFGHHLAAASTEATLSRRTRALQGIASAMAQLSQFSFRAGGQLIFDDDGQPVDTGPIRQVDNKAMLDRWFIHKDPSDDPIYIEQPVSSDPQAYYTFMLDSHPEQKPIPKGLALLVRQLITWIPQPNDIDPFVLAHPDVDIQNFLVSAEGDLKGIIDWDGVAAVPRTLGNERYPGWLTRDWDPAMYGYTESMDHGDEPEGVWEDSPETLSSYRRIYEGLVSENCTGGKGSSESGASLCRMSLITENLFIAVNDPACRNDILRKVVAEIWAAAGKGEPPDIRELAAMFVEDNVEDGVMDILCLGFKNLLEKEGL